The genomic window CACCTTGTCTCCAGATGTCACCAGATGCTGCAGGACTTTCAGGGTGGTGGTCATCACCTGAGGGTTCCTCGTGTTCAGGGCAGTCCTGATGGGGACGATAAGCTGGGGAATGACGGGCAGGATCTTGGGCCCTCCGTGTTCCAGCATGTCATGGACTCCCTGGCGGGCAAAGAACTCATACGGATGTATGGTCTCACATAAGCCATCGAAGAACAGAGGCAGGTAGTGGTGGTAGTCCAGTTTCTCAATCTCCACCCTCCATACAATGCGGTTGCCTCCAGGTTTATGCTGCAGTGCCATCGGGAACTCTCCACGCTCATAGAACAAGCGAAAGGTTGTTGGTTTGGAAGGGCGCTCCTGAAAAGCCCCTGCATCCGGGGGACCCTCTACCATGGTGTTCTTGATGGTGGCCTTCAAGGTGAAGCCTTGGGCTTTCAGCTCCTTCTTGTTCCTCAACATATCTGCAGGTCTTCTCTTGTTACATAATGTAGTGAATCCAAACCAAAAACTAAGAgcaatgttgttaattaatacTTGTTATGACtctgatgatgtgatgatgatgcctgttgttttttgtaacaGTTGCTATCAGAGGTGTgaaggtgtttttgttttcctttgaaGCCAGACATTAAAAGTCTATGTGGGGACGTCAAAACATGCATGAACATTCTAAAGGCTTTATTTGAATCTTGTTTCTGCCCTGCCCCCTTGCTTACTGTTGCTTTGCTGGttaagtttttttctgtatctaAAGAACAAGACTGTATAGACAATCATAATACTGTTTGCATTGTACATTCAGGTGTTCATTGTGTCCATCCCATTTATGAATTAGggtaaaatattagaaacacctctgaGTAGAACCCAATAcagttcaacagcaccacatactgcagcctccaaaatgacctaAAAAAGAATCATCATCTCTCTAAAAAGGATTAAATAAAAACCgaacattataacctttatgtacagtatgtaggaTTTACTGCAGAGCTATTGTATTATTCTGCATTAGTTTTATCTAGGTGTACCTTATAAAGTGGCAATATAGAAAAAGTATTcaaagtccagatgaaacagcattCCGAGAATATCTAACTTCTGTGTTGTGACGTATTTTCCGAGTGAAACAGGATAGACAGGCGGGACATAACACTGGGAGgagtttgatttgaatgttgaaAAGTAGGCGTGTCATAATCAGTCTTagctctgtgctgctaaaaAGATTGTTTGATATGTGGATGTCATGATTGGTTGAaattggttggttcaagcctatGTAAGCACACctcatattttgttttgcaggaagaaaacatgactgGATTCTGacataagaatacaaagaaatggatttttttttttggcatatattaaataggtgcacaatatgacTGGGGATGTGGATGAAATTCAACTTGGTTGCTAAGAGTTGCATGTTGGGCAATTTGCGTAATTAGCATATTAGCTCATTATCCggaaaaataaaggaaaaaatcGCCACAGACTTCCCAGAgtaagtttattttaatggtaATGTACTTCATAATTgcatataaaatattagaaaacatGACTAGCCTCATTATCATGCACGTATCACCATAACCATGAATAAGATTAATAACTTTGTTTTCGTCTTCATGTATTGTGAATGGGTTGCAGCAAATCTCACCTCCTTTAGACTTGAAATAGTCAGTGCAACTGAGACTTGCTCATGGCAGCGGTAGTTTTTTTGGCAGCAGGCCTTCAATgtgttgcagctgcagctgcagctggtgACATCAAAGCAAATTAACTGGAGCCACTGCCTGGGTGGAGACAGCGGGCATGACAGCCCCTCCTTTAGCAACCTCCCACCCAAATTTAGTGATGTCTCTGGCCTCTGCAAGTGGCTCCCTCTGATCTGCAGCCCTCCACAACATTGCCAGGATATGAGTACGCAGTATGTGTAGCATCACATTTACATCAGTTTGATGAAGCTTTTTAAGTTCAGGTGGCCTTTTACTCCATGTGTAGATCTGGTAGCGAGCGTTATTCATCAACTTGGCCTTCCTCTGCCCATACAGTGCGAGGAAGAACTCAGTCATGGTATCTTTTAGGTCACTGTCAGTGGCATTAGATTCCCTAAACACTGTACTGAGACCAGGCATGGTACTTCCTTGGAGTACTTTCAGCACAGATGCCTTTCCCTTTCCACAGGGTTAGGAGACATTGTCACATCCTGACAGCACATGCATCCTCAGACCATGGCCACATAAACAGGATGATGACTGTCAAACtggattttacatttcacatccctcatttaatccctgcacttgtcactttcatatatttcatcaaactggactagagattgtgcattgcattcaacctccactgttaaataatttaattatttatgcacatgtcacatttaatctTTGCTCATGTCaacttcatatatttcatacacttaaGTTCTTTATCCATAGTAAGTCCATATTTCCTATGTACTTGACAATAGTTCATTCCTTTCCTTTGTTTAAAGCTGAATTTAAACTTTAACTGGGTGGAAGGATGAGGAGAAGACCAGGCTTAAGGCTCGTGTGAAGGAGCTGAAAGATGTACAACAGaatcacacatcacacagtgTTGGAAAGTATCTACAGAcgtggccaaaaatattggtacccttccaccttttttaaactgcaactgcaagtttcagctctttccacagatgttcaatgggatttagatcaggactcatagcaggccacttcagaacgGTCCAACGTtttctcctcatccactcttgggtactttttgatgtatgtttggggtcattatcctgctggaagacacagctttctgacgctgggctgtatgttttgctccaaaatgctttgatagtcttctgatttcattgtgccctgcacagattcaaggcacccaatgcctgaggcagcaaagcaacccaaaaacatcactgagcctcctccattTTTCATGGTAGGCATGGTAAACatagggttggtgtgatttaaCAAAAAGCTCTAATGTTGTtccatctgtccaaagcacattctcccagagggactgtggcttgtcaacatgcattttggcaaagtccagtctgaCTTGAAGGATAGTGGAGGATAGTGCGACTTGAgactattgtaccttgaacttgaagatcagcttggatctgtattgaagttttccttggttctttctcgACCATTAGAGCAACCTTTCTGTTCAATATCCCAATTTTCTTCTTGCGACCacgtccagagatgttggctacagttccatgggccttacacttcttaataatattggcaacagtggtcacaggaacattgagctctttggagatggttGACAGGATATTTTTAAGGACACATTTGGCAGACCTGGTTTTAGTGTGGCTTTAAAATGCTGGCTGAGTCAATATCATCTTTTAGATTTAAGCACACTGAGAGCTTGTTCTGGTTTAACCTGTCTGCCACTGATCTATCTAGTTAATGTATTTTCTTACATATAAGTTcaattttgcatttattattgTAGATTTTTAATGCACTGCCCGTGTGTGATGCATGTTACAACCTCTGTTCTGAAAATGGCTATAGTGTTAGCTAGAAATGTAGCTAGAAACTAGCATTACTCACACTGAAAGATAGCCAGAGACAATAGTTCATTCAATGCTGTCCATATAtaaatttgttttacatttgttacATTTGATGTTACCTATCTTAGATAAGCTAACATTATTAACTCAAACctacattagctaacattaacgCTACTGTGCTGTAATGTCATGCTTAGTTTGCTTGCCACAGCTATTTCagaattaaaaacagcaaagacaCAATGAACTACCAGATACTTTTTATGGTTGAcctataaaaaataacattttagctGCATAATTGACTTAACAGGACAgttaaaattagaaaaagaacattaaacAGACAAACCCTGTTAGCAGCAGGTAGAGTTAGTATCAGCAGCTACTAACAACCTGAATGTATCTTATATTATATCAGAGTAACTTCAAGAGCAAATTACAAATTGTGCATTTGTCTTTCACCTGCCTAAACACAGATTACCAAGGAACAAGATTTCACTCAGGCTACACACTAACCTTccactactgctgcatttatatagtttgTATCGTTTACACCACAATAATCAAACTTTGAAccaatttgatttttgaaaatatgattttcagctaatttgaaaagatgatgacaatGTAGCTGCAAAACCCAAACCAGCCTAAACAGACTCTTTTGTGGCTAcgattaaataaatattttagagctggTTAATACAACAGTTATCATCATAGGAAGGCTATAACTCAATGGTATGATGATCTAATGACAATacaggctgaatatgaacatggcTGTTGAAACTGTAGAAGTTGTTACATCCCCCGTTAAATATTGTACTTAATTTGCAGTGAGAGGTTGTTTCTTTGAAATTTTCCTGGAGTAGGCAAAATTATAGACTacagtgccaacacacacacacacagagacctaGCAGGCCACAGGCCCATTCtgccttttacacacacatgcctccTGGTAACTTTCTAGGTAACGTTATGTTATTTCTGTGGCACATTAACTCACTTTTTTTCCATCGTGCCACTGCTCCTCTCATTACGGTTACAAGTTTGGCTgcaataataattatgaatacaCACAATGAAAAAGTCACGTTTTACAATCTGTGACATACGGACAATATATCCTAATGTTACTTTGCCACCTTAAATGCCAGGTGAACAAGCAAGCTAGCTTGCAAATTACATAACATTAGGCTAACGTCATTAACTAACGTTATTAACGTTAAATATTTTACCAAAGTTGGAGGGTCTACGTTTACAGAATTCACAATTTCAGCTTTCCACATCCACCCCAGTCCGTTTACGTTTACAAAGGAGTTAAAAGTAACGTCCTCACTTGAGGAAATATTCAGCTGGAGTGAGAAGGGGGATCGAGAGGGTTAAAATCAATGACATGTTGTTATCGATTTGCAGTCTCTTGTAATGTCATTACGTATTTGTCAAGTATGACCATATCATGGATGTATGGACCATATCCTCGCTGATATTTGAGTGATTCAAAATAATTGAATTGCAATTATTTATCATCATCACGGTAAATTATTGCGTTTGTGTTGGTTGCACAAACTCCAACCTGTCAGGACATCGGGCCCATGTATTTCCTAACAGGAAAAGGAACTGTCTTCCGTGCTTGGGTGCGTTTTGTGCAGGTGAAGAGACGGGCTCTCACTTCAGCATCTGTTAAGAAAAACACGGTCATATGTGGCGCTCATTTTAGACTGGAGGATTATCATCCCAGCGATATGATGGAGTTCAGGATGGGATGCTGATGCCAGGAACGGGTGAGACTCAGTGCTGGTGTGGTTCCTTCAGTGCACACAGTGGCTTTATCAGGTCCGCCATCAGCATCAGCTTCTGGTTCTGCCGCGTGCGGGCCTAATGGCCTAGTGTTTTCTAATGTTTGCTAACTtccaaattagtcaaaataatgatttaaataatGAGACACAACGTGTGATGCGTGTTAATTGTTGTAAGGCAACTTAGCTGGCTTGTAAACCCCCCCAGCTAATAAGGCATAATggttaacgttagctagcattagcaaTGCATTTTgttaatatactgtttacataTGAAGGTATAATTGGTAATcacagtttgctaacattagaaCCCTGAAGTCTAGTTACAGCTTGGTGACTCTGTTTGCACATCTAATAAATTCgtaatttattttcatctggTGTAATGTTGGTGTGTTATAAGGATTCGGGAGATACTACAGATGCACCTACAGCCAGTGCTGCAGTGCATGTAAACCCTGCAGTGCATGTAAACCCAGAGGAAGAGGCCTTCTCTCCACTAGCTCCTCAACCATCTGTGCTTCACTTTGGTTCACAGTGTCACCTCAAGCCTTTACATTGTTTATCAGGTAGTGTAACATTACTCTTATATCTAGAATTAGCTGCACATGCCACACATCCATTTACATAATGTaggagggcaaaatattagaaaaaccTCTCAGTATGATGCAGGATGGTACAACTCCGGTTTGAGAAACAAACATTAACTCCACTGGTCAGTCTTATACACAGAGATTATGaatctttctctgttttcatggATGAAGCTGGTGATATGTAATGGATCCCAGAGGAGGAAATGAGTGAGTCATCTGACGAGGAACTGTCAAAAGAGCCACTTCAGGAATCTCACCCTGACCTCAAGTAAGACTTCTTCTTTTAATTTAGATTAGATAGATTATGTGTCACTAAATTGTCTCATAGTCAGAAATAAtaactttttcttgtttcagtGCTGCTGACAAGTTCATTGTGTGCCAAAGCCAGCTGATGTCCTTGTTTAACATTTGTTATGCCTGTTGTGCATAAACCCAGGGAAACATAGAGCAGCAGGAGGGAacttatgtaaaaataaagcaaGTTAGAGAATATTTGTGAATTCTGATAGAAAAAGAAGTTCAtaatctgtatgtttttattgattgttttgttttgttttgttttgatctaTTTATATACTTCATTATTTTTATGGTAATGGTAATTTTTTGCCTTTCATGTACATCTCTTGGGTCTGTGCAACATGTGGGCATGAGCATTATTGGCAGAACCAGCCAATGCTGCACCGAAACATGCCTGCCTGCAACCTCTTATTGTTTGGTGCCATCCACTTTTTGGGTTGCATGGCTACCCAGACCATAAGAATGCTGAAGCTGTTTGGGCTTCAGTGCATCAGTGCCAGCACCTTCTTCTGCCATCAACAACTGCACACAATTCCTACCATCGTACAGACATGGCAGAATGAACAGGCAGGGCTCGTCAGAGGTCTGAATGAGATGGGGGGTGGGCTGATCCTCTCTGGTGACTGCAGGTAGTACACGTCGGCTTGCATCGTTGATATAGAAAACAAGTCAAAACAGTATGATATAATATAGTTTAATGTATCACTTTTTGTGCTTTAATGTCTGACcacagatgtaaattagctatGTAGCTAACTCTGGCCCAACATTTGTGTTGTGTATGGCCCCTCttaaataaactaattaaactgtttttgaCATTGATAGGTCAGActgagatagatagatagatagatagatagatagattgagCAATATTTCATGATCTTTTCAGCTCCTTTAATCACAGTCACAGAGCAGTGAGGTCACATGATAAAGAGGCAGAACCTGATTGGTCCTCCATTGGCATTGGCATAGCATTGATTGGTGCTTTGCAGATGGAACCTTACAGGACTAAGTGATTGATTTTTGAAATAgaaccttttcttttctcaaatgCAGCAACATGGTGGACTTCATGGTGAAGATGATGTGGGAGGTCAACCACAGTGGTCATCTGTACACTTACTGCATTCAAAGCTTATGCCACGTTCACATCATTTTGTTCTGACTGTGATTATGATCTGTCCAGACACAAAAACTGTTTACGTCAGCCTCTTCGTAATTCTGAAATAACCCCTGGTGAAAAGTACAGAAGTGGTGGAAAATCTGTGGCAAAATGGCTGCCAAGCCACTGTGTCTGGAAGTTACATCTAAATAAGAAACCGTATTAATGCATAACTAATGTTaacaaaatttattttttatgtgttaaaaTGTGGTTCCACTCAAAATGTGTGTCACatcaaaagcagcaaatttagGCTATTTTACAGGTGTGACTACAAGGCTCGTAGTCAGGGAAACCATCAAAGAACAACAGGCTTGTTCAAGATGAGCCAGGCCTGCACAGAATCGATCACCAGAAATCACTGCACAATGCATGTCAGTTAGATTTTTGTCCGACTTGATCCCGACTTGCTTTGATGTCATGCACGCCTGGGCACCGATAACCTCACAAGATCAAGGTAACCACAGTTTTTAGAGTGGTATTTCCAAGTCATGTTAATAGTTGATACCATATCATTCAGAACATCGTCAAAACCGTGATTGATTCAATATAAGCTTGAGTAGAttgatctgaaaacatttgattcAATCAGGATCAGATCTAACAAGATGTGACTACTTCTTTGACTTCCTGTATATTCTTTGAAGGCTGCTGGAAACTGTCCGACTTGTCTGCAGCTTTTTGTCACCGCCCCCTGCTGCTGCCGCCTGATCTCGTCCACTGAGGCGCAGTTCATCTCAAACAAGTCTAACATGTGAAAACTCAAGTCACAATAACAGGAGGTTCTTCCCACTCTGTAAATATTGTGTGAATGCAGGATTAACCAGCAGTGCTCGTGTTGAAGGAAGCAAAGGTGCCAACGATAAAAAATGACAAGTGGGGAAATGAGAGATGCTGAATGCTTAGTGATAACCTTGTTGAAAATAAAAGTGAGAGTTTGTATTTAGCAGGTTTGAGATGGAAGTAACAAGATGTTACTGTCACGTGTGAGAGTGGGGCAGCCAGGTAGATGACCTAAATACAGACTTGGCAGACAGACTGGTTGAATGAGGCAAAACAAAATCAAGCAAAACAAAGTCCAAAAGGGGAAGGGAGCAGGCAGGCAGGTCAAAGCCTCAGGATCAGGTTGGCGAGAACAAAAGAGTCCATGGAAGTAACTATGAACTGGCAGAGAACAACCAGTATAAGTAGAGAGGCACTAATGAGGGAATGGGCAGCAGGTGCAGACACAGGAGTGTAGAtgggaagaggaaggagggtCCAtgggcatctggtggacaacTTTAGAATAGCAGGTCTGGGGACTTGGAAGAGAGAACATGGCCAGGGAGAAGAGATGCAGAGAACTGGGGATGAGAGTGTCCCTGCAGAGAGGGACTGAGCAGCAGACCATGACAGTTGACTTACAAGCTTGTTTGATAAAAATAGCCACATAACTACACACAATGAATTAAGCTGCTTCTTTTGTcaacaacacatttaaattgACAAGCTTGGGGTGTCTGTGACAGCTGGATTCCTGGTAAATCCCAGGCCTGGTATCTATTTTTAAAGCACTACCTAAAAAGCAATGGCGTGTCATTATCACCATGTCTAAGTCGCCTCACTTAGCTCCACTGCAGAAAGTACATACAGATGATCGCATGCATGCATTTCCCTGTTtgctttcactctctctctctctctcacacacacacccacacacttcTTATTGGTGCCATTATGAAGGCAGGTGCCATCATCCATTACATACTGCCTCCGGCTTTCACAGACAGCATCGGGTTAGGCAGGGTGGGCTCCTTCTTCTCATTAACCCACCTCGACAGTTAGGGTGGTAATCCCAGCCATATCAATCAATCCTAAATGGTGGAAGCCTGCAGAAAATGCTGTGTTAACGTATTAACGATTCCccggggagaggaggagggtaCTATAAAATGCAAGTAGGTGATGACGTTTCCTCCTTTACATCTTCCTGTTTTGACATGGAGGTTATCGAAAGGCCTCAGATAGTGAGTTTTTAGATGCTTTACAGTCTGTGACATTTGTATTGTCATATTTAGTAACAAGGTGTCTTTGTTCATTGTTTCTGTTGACGCAATTCATGAGGAatggggtgttttttttcctacttttaattatttatcatcTAGGTTTTGAATAGGGTATCTAGTTCTTGAAAGGCAGAAAAGCATTGAATTCAGCTTAAAAAAAGCTtcagtattaaaaagtcttGACAGAAATATTAGTTATAACTTTTTTGTAAGTGTTTGTGGGCTGTCTGGAGACATTCTACATCCATAAACTAGTGAGACTGGTGCAACCAAGCTACAATAGCTAATAAGCTAATcaattttagtttcagttttagcaAAAGGTTAAAAGGacttaaattattaattgtGTAATTGGTTAAtccattcattgattttttgcCACTTAACTGCGGGTCACATTAATTGACTTAACTATATTACTTGGAATTATTGATCTATACAGCACAAGTAAGTAATAATAAGTAAATGTGTAATATAAATGCCATTGAATTAATGTATTTCATAATTGCAGGCCTTTGTGTCCCTGCTGGTTTCTTAATTCATAATTAAAAGAGCTacagtcaaacctcaaacaatGAAAAACGATGTAGAAAACACGATGgaagaaatatgacatttctgtttgtttcatataCTAATTTGAGGAGTGTTGCAGTCTCCTTATCACTCAACactgatctgatgttttcagctcctCAGTTGAGTGGAAGCTTCACGCTTCATGTACGTCATGATTTATTCACTAAGTCGGTTTCCATTGCACTTCGAGGCATTTTGATTTTATCACTGTATCAGCCTAGCATAGAAAACTCTTCCTGcaatattttgagattttttttcccgTTCTATATGACTGGTGTGTGTTGCAGTTTGGACCTCTGCCCTGGTTAAAATTGGGTGGAGCTATGCTGGAAGTAGATGTATGAATAACTTGCTTGCCTTGATAGTTGAAACACAactaaaagaaagtgaaagaaatgtcaataggcctttttcacagccgATACTTTGActtgtcattaaaaaaaaaaccacaggtgttactaataacattaagggtgttttcaaacctgcattgtttagtCCGATTGAGTCAGACACTCTTTTAATTTCCCcctttgtgtgatttttttgggcaggtctgaacacagcAGTCATACTCAGGTGTGGACAAAAACAACTGtgctctgcaagtttgagctaaacagcTCCTGTAACCAGGTGTGCTTTGCTTACTGGGCTGCAGATGAGCGAAATCatcagttgctagcagctagatAGTGAATTGAGGTCCAAACTGGACTAGCGCAACGAAATAtgtattgttttggtatttggcagataggagctttttcAGGAGCTTCTTCTTGTGTTTACTGAACAAAGGGGAAAAACGCTACCAACTCATCAACTGATTCAGACCAAAGCAGACCTACTATTGGTTTGAAATTGCCCTAACAATACCACTGTTCTATTCCAAGTGTTCCAGTAaatcatgacagtgtgacagtgagccatcATGCACAATAGTGGGACCCTGAAACTGAGGCAACTggaatggaattcagccatcattcattttataatgtattacatCTATTCtatactgtgacatgtcaaaatgtcctctgttAAAAAAAGCCTATCAAGCTTAGTCaatacacccacacagtcctcaGGAAGGTCAGGGTGGGTAGTGCCTTTAACCACCACAGGAAGCCTTTTTCTGCCATTAATTCTTATGATTCCTACACTTTCACCATGACAACCCATCACAGTAAGTATGATGCCTTTTGTCCACTTTGCCCACTGTCACCTGATACCCACAGACAGAAATAGAATCCACTTACAGTATTTTAACTCTATAGCAGTTAATTAGGCTGTAAATGAAACCACAGAATACATTGATGTTCAGAAATGAGCGCCCATATATTGCAGAAAGGCTGGAAGGAATGTAAACTATAGACAGAGTGAAGAAATTACCATGAACATTAGAGTGGTTAGGTCAATAAAGATAGGAAGTGTCATGGTAACAGACAACTTATTATTTTGAAAAGTaatgattgaatgaatgataatgtcttgtttttgctgcCTTCTTCAACATCTTCTTACCAAGACTTTTGTTTGCCTGCCAACTTGGTGAGGTCAAGTACATAAACACCATGTTTTCCAGAGCTGTTCAGTAGATCTGAGGCTTAAGTCTTCATCAAACACCCATGTTGTGTCTGGAAATAAAAGCAGTGTTGCCAGTGAAATGTCCTCATACATGTCTCAACCCAAtcggtcaaagcagatggctgcccaccaagagccggggtctgcttgaggtttctacccgttaaaggggagtttttccttaccgctgtctgagttgacttttttgttgtgatttggtgctatatgaataaaattgaattgaatgtaGCATAGAAAATGTATCTAACCATCCATTGAACAATAGCTGACGTGATGCATGTTCTTTCCCGAAACTCAATTACCACAACGCCAGAGATAATCCACGAACAAGCAGAGTGATCGATTTTCTATCAACAACACTGTGGTGTTTGTGCTGGTTAAGCCTAAAAACACACAGCGGCAGATTAAATTTACTGCCGTACATCTCAAATGTACGCTCTTGGAGTGCATTTTAGTTTTACCATCAAATTGTTTTCAACTGTGACCCTGGAAAATAACATCACTCATCAGCTCTCAAAGCCAATTTTGTTGTTGGCCTAACATACTCCATGAGTACCATAGAGCTCCCttgttgtccaaaaattattaaaaatatatcagtgagccacaccattgcactgggtgatatgttccttcattactataaacacacacattgtagtTTATTCTGACTTAAACCCACACActccgtcctgctgccagaaatactcactagagcgCCAAATATGGATGAATCGGCTGCTCAACATAGTtctcaacaaatgcactattttctcctgtttgaa from Thunnus maccoyii chromosome 14, fThuMac1.1, whole genome shotgun sequence includes these protein-coding regions:
- the LOC121911945 gene encoding parkin coregulated gene protein homolog isoform X2; protein product: MLRNKKELKAQGFTLKATIKNTMVEGPPDAGAFQERPSKPTTFRLFYERGEFPMALQHKPGGNRIVWRVEIEKLDYHHYLPLFFDGLCETIHPYEFFARQGVHDMLEHGGPKILPVIPQLIVPIRTALNTRNPQVMTTTLKVLQHLVTSGDKVGEALVPYYRQILPIFNIFKNVNINSIDGIEYSQRKRENIGDLIQETLELFERHGGKDAFINIKYMVPTYQSCMTS
- the LOC121911945 gene encoding parkin coregulated gene protein homolog isoform X1 encodes the protein MLRNKKELKAQGFTLKATIKNTMVEGPPDAGAFQERPSKPTTFRLFYERGEFPMALQHKPGGNRIVWRVEIEKLDYHHYLPLFFDGLCETIHPYEFFARQGVHDMLEHGGPKILPVIPQLIVPIRTALNTRNPQVMTTTLKVLQHLVTSGDKVGEALVPYYRQILPIFNIFKNVNINSIDGIEYSQRKRENIGDLIQETLELFEQIHGAHLSVLHDQLRVRLMKHRLEHRLNK